From one Salinibacterium hongtaonis genomic stretch:
- a CDS encoding mesaconyl-C4 CoA hydratase translates to MTTMSRETVRRTEVIAAEPLESLAAMLELDMPCGEGAIVPPLWHWMYLLERTPQSALGEDGHPVVGIPAPPGPGRRRMFGGGRVTSFAPLRVGIPATKVISLHRSVDKVGKSGPLTLTTVLHEIFQDGELAIREEQDIVYRAEGGEALSPAKSAAPAADGPRLQLDVDERFLFRFSALTYNAHRIHYDRDWCAQEGYDGLVIHGPLLALLAGELYRREGVDLSGKTFSYRLVSPLTKSQRCVIVPSGEGLAGGVEARGADGTVAAVASLADA, encoded by the coding sequence ATGACAACAATGAGTCGTGAGACAGTGCGCCGCACAGAGGTCATCGCAGCCGAACCGCTCGAGTCGCTTGCCGCGATGCTGGAGCTCGACATGCCGTGTGGCGAAGGCGCCATCGTCCCGCCGCTCTGGCACTGGATGTACCTGCTGGAGCGGACTCCGCAGAGTGCTCTGGGGGAAGACGGACACCCGGTAGTCGGCATCCCCGCGCCGCCCGGACCGGGCCGACGCCGCATGTTCGGAGGCGGGCGCGTGACGTCATTCGCGCCACTTCGAGTCGGTATTCCCGCGACGAAGGTAATCTCTCTGCACCGCTCCGTTGACAAGGTCGGCAAGAGCGGGCCCCTGACTCTCACCACCGTCTTGCACGAAATCTTCCAGGACGGCGAACTTGCCATCCGTGAGGAGCAGGACATCGTATACCGTGCCGAGGGAGGGGAGGCGCTGTCGCCCGCGAAGTCCGCCGCGCCCGCGGCGGACGGTCCTAGGCTTCAGCTCGACGTTGATGAGCGCTTTCTCTTTCGGTTCTCGGCTCTGACTTATAACGCGCATCGCATCCACTACGACCGAGATTGGTGCGCCCAGGAGGGTTACGACGGGCTGGTCATCCACGGCCCGCTGCTCGCTCTGCTCGCCGGTGAGCTCTATCGTCGCGAGGGCGTCGACCTGAGTGGCAAGACGTTCTCGTACCGCCTTGTGTCCCCTCTCACCAAATCCCAGCGATGCGTCATCGTGCCGAGTGGCGAAGGCCTCGCTGGCGGTGTGGAAGCACGGGGAGCAGACGGCACTGTTGCTGCCGTCGCAAGCCTTGCCGATGCTTGA
- a CDS encoding HpcH/HpaI aldolase/citrate lyase family protein — translation MAELVRARTLLFVPGDRPDRFDKAAGAGADLIVLDLEDAVAADRKERARNHVAEWLTAGGRAVVRITAAGESGHGDDVSTVAGLQGLAGILLAKAESPEAVAEVAERTGVPVIPLVESAAGLVRSEAMARERATVRLAFGHLDFAVDLGAAPDRDAMLHARSTLVLASRVGGLPGPIDGVTTELDRSEAVAADVRYAYALGMTGKLVIHPSQVKATHAAMQPTQAELTWATAVIAAYEGGSVARVDGLMVDPPVLARAEAVLVRAARGAVDSTQAG, via the coding sequence GTGGCAGAACTCGTTCGCGCGCGGACGCTCTTGTTTGTCCCGGGCGACCGCCCTGACCGCTTTGACAAGGCGGCCGGGGCAGGCGCGGATCTGATTGTGCTCGACCTTGAGGACGCGGTTGCCGCCGACCGCAAGGAGAGGGCTCGAAACCACGTTGCCGAGTGGCTGACCGCAGGCGGCCGCGCCGTTGTGCGGATCACCGCGGCTGGCGAGTCCGGCCACGGTGATGATGTGAGCACTGTGGCAGGGCTGCAGGGACTCGCGGGCATCTTGCTGGCAAAGGCCGAGAGCCCGGAGGCGGTCGCTGAGGTGGCGGAACGCACCGGGGTCCCTGTCATTCCCCTGGTCGAGTCCGCGGCGGGACTTGTTCGTTCCGAGGCGATGGCGCGGGAGCGAGCCACTGTCCGGCTTGCTTTCGGTCACTTGGACTTTGCCGTCGACCTTGGGGCGGCGCCGGACCGCGACGCGATGCTCCACGCACGCTCAACCCTGGTGCTGGCGTCGCGAGTTGGGGGTCTCCCGGGACCGATTGATGGAGTCACTACGGAGCTCGACCGGTCCGAGGCGGTCGCTGCGGACGTGCGTTACGCATATGCACTGGGAATGACGGGAAAGCTGGTGATTCACCCGAGCCAGGTCAAAGCAACCCATGCCGCCATGCAGCCGACGCAGGCAGAACTGACGTGGGCTACGGCGGTCATCGCAGCTTACGAGGGTGGCTCCGTCGCCCGGGTTGACGGCCTCATGGTCGATCCCCCGGTGCTAGCGAGGGCCGAAGCGGTCTTGGTCCGAGCAGCGCGAGGCGCAGTGGATTCAACACAGGCTGGCTGA
- a CDS encoding MmgE/PrpD family protein — MKDNTPSITEALATHWATLRFEDIPPVEVRRVKANILDTLAVALAGVSTEESERVRGALHGMQEVDFGSRVWGTSGRLTPAHAAFANGTAAHARDFDDGGGPGHAGATVLPAAIAVAEHVGASGRDLIAATIAGYDISYRLLQGLGGFAAVTDRGWHSTGTMGSFAAAAASSKVLGLDPSRFSDALGIAGSFTGGIWAFIDDGAWTKRIHPGKAGEAGVDAAFLARAGITGPHRVFEAEWGGIYATYNGGVSYPERVLDRLGIDFNVETAYIKPHACCRGSHSTIDTILRLIEERNLTPENVAHVAITAGDTAINMLSVDPIETVFDAQFSLPYAVAIALHERSVGLDQFDPPRIAEPAIRATFDRISMHRDEQIQLADGPQLRIELVDGTVITAASGSPMKAKGSASNPMSQHEVAAKARRLLAPLGGDIAEALISAVDALDESGDLSDLMNALITPSERKWNDNNES, encoded by the coding sequence GTGAAGGACAACACACCCTCGATCACGGAGGCCCTCGCCACGCATTGGGCGACACTTCGCTTCGAGGACATTCCGCCCGTCGAAGTGCGACGGGTGAAGGCCAACATCCTCGACACCCTTGCGGTGGCTCTTGCGGGAGTGTCCACCGAAGAGTCCGAGCGTGTTCGGGGAGCCCTGCACGGCATGCAGGAAGTTGATTTTGGAAGCCGGGTCTGGGGAACGTCGGGTCGTTTGACGCCAGCTCACGCCGCTTTCGCCAACGGCACGGCTGCGCACGCCCGGGACTTTGATGACGGCGGAGGTCCGGGGCATGCCGGGGCCACGGTGCTTCCCGCCGCGATTGCTGTCGCGGAACACGTCGGGGCGAGCGGCCGGGACTTGATCGCCGCAACGATCGCGGGATATGACATCAGCTATCGACTGCTGCAGGGGCTGGGCGGCTTCGCTGCTGTAACGGACCGTGGCTGGCACTCGACGGGCACGATGGGCAGCTTCGCGGCGGCCGCAGCATCGTCGAAGGTGTTGGGCCTGGACCCATCTCGTTTTAGTGATGCGCTTGGCATCGCGGGATCGTTTACGGGCGGCATCTGGGCCTTCATCGATGATGGGGCGTGGACGAAGCGGATTCATCCAGGCAAGGCCGGAGAAGCAGGCGTCGACGCCGCCTTTCTCGCCAGGGCGGGCATCACCGGACCCCATCGCGTGTTCGAGGCGGAGTGGGGTGGAATTTACGCCACCTATAACGGCGGGGTCAGTTACCCCGAACGGGTGCTCGACCGCCTGGGTATCGACTTCAACGTCGAGACCGCCTACATCAAGCCGCATGCGTGCTGTCGGGGATCGCATTCCACGATTGACACGATTCTGCGGCTCATTGAGGAACGGAACCTCACGCCGGAGAACGTGGCACATGTGGCGATCACAGCTGGAGACACCGCGATAAACATGCTCTCCGTGGACCCGATCGAGACAGTGTTCGATGCGCAATTTAGCCTGCCCTACGCCGTCGCGATCGCGCTTCACGAACGCAGCGTTGGACTCGACCAGTTCGACCCCCCTCGAATCGCCGAGCCAGCTATTCGAGCGACATTCGATCGGATCAGCATGCATCGCGATGAGCAGATTCAGCTCGCAGACGGCCCGCAGCTCCGAATCGAGTTGGTTGACGGCACGGTCATCACGGCTGCGTCCGGAAGCCCGATGAAAGCTAAGGGTTCCGCGTCGAATCCCATGTCCCAGCACGAGGTCGCCGCGAAGGCACGGCGACTCCTCGCCCCCTTGGGGGGAGATATCGCAGAGGCGCTCATCTCCGCAGTGGACGCTCTAGACGAATCGGGTGACCTGAGCGACCTGATGAATGCGCTCATCACCCCAAGCGAAAGGAAATGGAATGACAACAATGAGTCGTGA
- a CDS encoding CaiB/BaiF CoA transferase family protein, whose product MSLPLEGVTVVSLEQAVAAPFATRQLADQGARVIKVERPEVGDFARGYDETVRGLASHFVWLNRSKESVALDLKSDYGREAVLAMVREADVFVQNLAPGAAERLGFGREALQEINPGLIHVSISGYGEGGPYSSKKAYDLLVQCEAGLVSITGTPEEPSKVGISIADIASGMYAYSGILSALLQRHRTGVGEVIEVSMLEALAEWMGFPYNYTYYGGVQPPRTGARHAAIAPYGPFQCGDGRQVFLGLQNEREWATFCSEILGEPSLATDERFSRNSLRVEHADALRDEIERGFAASTVEEVADKLESVGIANALLRSLHELAEHPQLEARGRWRDYDSPAGTLRALIPPATFRGAQPVMGAVPEVGQHTESVLAEFGVVREQASAK is encoded by the coding sequence ATGTCACTCCCACTCGAGGGCGTAACGGTCGTCTCTCTGGAGCAAGCCGTCGCCGCGCCATTCGCGACCCGCCAACTTGCGGACCAGGGTGCAAGAGTGATCAAGGTGGAGCGGCCGGAGGTGGGAGACTTCGCCCGCGGCTACGACGAAACCGTTCGCGGCCTGGCAAGTCACTTCGTGTGGCTGAACCGCTCAAAGGAATCGGTCGCCCTCGACCTCAAGTCCGATTATGGCCGCGAGGCAGTTCTCGCCATGGTGCGTGAGGCCGACGTGTTCGTGCAGAACCTCGCCCCCGGTGCTGCAGAGCGCTTGGGGTTTGGCCGTGAAGCCCTGCAAGAAATCAATCCAGGGCTGATCCATGTGTCCATCTCGGGCTACGGAGAAGGCGGCCCGTACTCATCCAAGAAGGCATACGACCTCCTCGTCCAATGTGAGGCGGGCCTGGTATCCATTACCGGTACCCCGGAAGAGCCGTCGAAGGTGGGGATTTCGATAGCGGACATTGCCTCGGGGATGTACGCCTACAGCGGCATCCTCTCCGCCCTGCTCCAACGGCACCGCACGGGCGTGGGGGAGGTCATTGAGGTCTCGATGCTCGAGGCGCTCGCGGAATGGATGGGATTCCCGTACAACTACACGTACTACGGCGGAGTCCAGCCGCCGAGGACGGGGGCTCGGCACGCCGCGATTGCACCCTACGGTCCATTCCAGTGCGGTGATGGAAGGCAGGTCTTCCTTGGTCTCCAGAACGAGAGGGAGTGGGCGACATTTTGCAGCGAAATCCTAGGGGAACCCTCGCTTGCAACCGATGAGCGCTTTTCTCGGAACTCGCTCCGTGTCGAGCACGCGGACGCGCTGCGCGACGAGATCGAGCGCGGGTTCGCCGCAAGTACCGTTGAAGAGGTGGCAGACAAGCTCGAATCCGTCGGCATCGCAAATGCGCTGCTGCGTAGCCTGCACGAGCTTGCCGAGCATCCTCAGCTCGAAGCACGCGGACGTTGGCGGGACTATGATTCGCCAGCCGGGACTCTTCGCGCACTTATCCCGCCGGCTACGTTCAGGGGGGCTCAACCCGTCATGGGAGCGGTTCCCGAAGTCGGTCAGCACACTGAATCGGTGCTGGCCGAGTTCGGAGTGGTCCGAGAACAGGCATCAGCGAAATGA